Proteins from a genomic interval of Verrucomicrobiota bacterium:
- a CDS encoding beta-ketoacyl synthase N-terminal-like domain-containing protein: MKVTFVYPRFEKFLSSLPELDQGLINYFLGDFTTPPSLGIPLLAAMTPPEIDVELVDDNSGQPIPYDAPTDLVAINCFTPQAARAFEIADAYRAHGKKVVMGGLFPTFMASECLKHADAVNVGEGEPTWHQILKDAQAGTLKPRYMGGASTNMAQVPAARREIFYQNNFYDWDEDLVQVMRGCSYTCAMCALPAQMGGRIRFRPIERVVEEISRCKHENVYLADDMLFFQHRRINEYARELFTALEPLQKKYFVSSTMALNTDNAFLDLAARAGVRNFYCTLNVDPFSIKALQGEARERQMLIDLVKSIEDRGIRFFASCALGRDWDDERIADQILTLFDAAKIRTAEFFIFTPYPGSVHWDRMLRQERIFDFNWRHYNGAHVVSKPQNLTPDQLRKQFVKVWREFFKMQKAQHAAHLEPATWQDGVQVLGKPMQRQGARTQAVVTGVGILSPIGNDPETVTEALRTGRHGLTAVSKYDSRHFRTNLGGEIKNFNPADWLSPAEFQEYDDPYLHYAIAAARLALRDAGLDWKELRRDVGLVLGTCNGGLCSAEAEYAWKHGRSSRAFDERMNLHAQFFGFGKAMANALKIGGETYVVTTACSSTTVALGLAQMLIQRGYYDTVLVGGADILCVANVSGFDALKATSSGRIAPFSQPCGLNIGEGACFWVVETLEKALLRHARCRGRIAGHATSADAYHPTTPDPRGLGVCRTLTNALSDSGYSLAEIGCINGHGSGTEANDKAESRGVAKFIDGQPIPLVSTKSYFGHCMGVTGILEATSQLLAMNHDFIPPTLNFSEPRPGCALDYVPNEARPKKYEAFISANYAFGGNNAAVVVTKWDAPLNPPVRAAERVVITGLGTVTAAGLGIQKTLEQLRNNAVCLSPARGFPLNGARAKLIGHVPEFKAAEVDRRIDFASLNLISRFAVAAGRLALDHAGLKITPQNGDDAGVVMGVCNGPSEMGHMDRVFTSENFAADVTSFSNITSNSTAGWVSNTLYLKGVNASLASGPHAGLQSLAYAYDSLVENRAKVILAGAADEAYAQTFYNYDGMDFLYAGEEESDYRLRTTVERRKVLGEGAAMICLETATHATCRNANILAEMLGYGMSMDGDGFTAANLRPEGLIHAVQLALSRASVAAREIGLLVWAPQGNRQDLKVLEAGRSVFGERFAQMPLAATTFNTGYIESASILVSLAAALQSLHAAESTLWPQRTGLPELDARALPQPPDYILAMASTDLGYNYAAVFRRRWKAAAAAE, encoded by the coding sequence ATGAAAGTAACGTTTGTTTATCCGCGGTTTGAGAAATTCCTCTCCAGTTTGCCGGAACTGGATCAAGGACTCATTAACTATTTCCTGGGTGATTTCACCACGCCACCCTCCCTGGGCATCCCCCTGCTGGCGGCGATGACGCCGCCGGAAATCGATGTGGAATTGGTGGATGACAACAGCGGGCAACCGATTCCCTATGACGCTCCCACCGACCTGGTGGCCATCAATTGCTTCACGCCGCAGGCGGCCCGGGCGTTTGAAATCGCCGATGCCTATCGCGCCCACGGCAAGAAGGTGGTGATGGGCGGACTGTTCCCGACCTTCATGGCGAGCGAATGCCTGAAGCACGCGGACGCCGTGAATGTGGGTGAGGGCGAACCAACCTGGCACCAAATTCTCAAGGATGCGCAAGCTGGCACACTGAAGCCGCGCTACATGGGGGGAGCCTCGACGAATATGGCGCAGGTGCCAGCGGCGCGACGGGAGATTTTCTACCAAAACAACTTCTACGACTGGGATGAGGACCTGGTGCAGGTGATGCGCGGCTGCTCCTATACGTGCGCCATGTGCGCCCTGCCGGCACAAATGGGGGGCCGCATCCGGTTCCGTCCCATTGAGCGGGTGGTGGAGGAGATCAGCCGGTGCAAGCATGAAAACGTCTATCTGGCGGATGATATGCTGTTTTTCCAGCACCGCCGCATCAATGAATATGCGCGCGAACTGTTCACCGCCCTGGAACCGCTGCAGAAGAAGTATTTTGTGTCGTCCACGATGGCATTGAATACGGACAATGCGTTCCTGGATCTTGCCGCGCGCGCCGGGGTACGGAATTTTTACTGCACGCTGAATGTGGACCCGTTTTCAATCAAAGCACTGCAGGGCGAGGCGCGGGAACGCCAGATGCTGATTGATCTGGTGAAGTCCATTGAGGACCGAGGCATCCGTTTCTTCGCCTCGTGCGCGCTGGGGCGTGATTGGGATGATGAACGCATCGCGGACCAAATCCTGACCCTCTTCGATGCGGCCAAAATTCGCACCGCCGAGTTTTTCATCTTCACACCGTACCCGGGCTCGGTGCATTGGGATCGCATGTTGCGACAGGAACGGATCTTTGACTTCAACTGGCGGCATTACAACGGCGCACATGTGGTGTCCAAGCCGCAGAACCTGACCCCGGACCAATTGCGGAAACAGTTCGTGAAAGTCTGGCGGGAGTTTTTCAAGATGCAGAAGGCCCAGCACGCGGCACATCTTGAACCAGCGACGTGGCAAGACGGGGTGCAGGTGCTGGGCAAGCCGATGCAACGGCAGGGCGCGCGCACGCAGGCGGTAGTGACGGGCGTTGGCATACTAAGCCCAATTGGAAATGATCCGGAAACCGTGACCGAGGCGCTGCGAACGGGACGCCACGGCCTGACGGCGGTTTCAAAATATGACAGTCGGCATTTCCGGACGAACCTGGGCGGGGAGATCAAGAACTTCAACCCGGCCGACTGGCTCAGTCCGGCAGAATTCCAGGAATACGACGATCCGTATTTGCATTACGCCATCGCTGCTGCCCGTTTGGCATTGCGCGACGCGGGATTGGACTGGAAGGAATTGCGGCGCGACGTCGGCCTGGTGCTGGGCACCTGCAACGGCGGGCTTTGTTCCGCCGAGGCGGAATATGCCTGGAAGCACGGCCGCAGCTCACGCGCCTTTGATGAGCGCATGAATTTGCACGCGCAGTTCTTCGGCTTCGGGAAAGCGATGGCCAACGCGCTGAAGATCGGTGGGGAAACTTATGTGGTCACCACGGCCTGCTCCTCCACCACGGTGGCGCTGGGATTGGCGCAAATGCTGATTCAGCGCGGCTATTACGATACCGTGCTGGTGGGCGGCGCGGATATATTGTGTGTGGCCAACGTCTCGGGTTTTGACGCACTGAAAGCCACCTCCAGCGGCCGCATCGCCCCGTTTTCGCAACCGTGCGGGCTGAACATAGGCGAAGGGGCCTGTTTCTGGGTGGTGGAAACGCTGGAGAAGGCGCTGTTGCGCCACGCGCGCTGCCGGGGGCGCATCGCCGGCCATGCCACCAGCGCGGATGCGTATCATCCCACCACACCCGATCCCCGTGGGTTGGGCGTCTGCCGCACGCTGACGAATGCGCTGAGTGATTCCGGGTACAGCCTGGCGGAAATTGGCTGCATCAACGGGCACGGCAGCGGCACCGAAGCCAATGACAAGGCGGAATCGCGCGGCGTGGCCAAGTTCATTGACGGCCAGCCGATTCCCCTGGTGTCCACCAAATCGTATTTTGGCCATTGCATGGGGGTGACCGGGATTCTGGAAGCCACCAGCCAGTTGCTGGCCATGAACCATGATTTCATCCCCCCCACGCTGAATTTCAGCGAACCGCGCCCCGGCTGCGCGCTGGATTATGTGCCGAACGAAGCGCGCCCGAAAAAGTACGAGGCGTTCATTTCCGCCAACTACGCCTTCGGGGGCAACAACGCGGCGGTGGTGGTCACGAAATGGGATGCGCCGCTCAATCCCCCCGTGCGCGCGGCGGAACGGGTAGTGATCACCGGCCTGGGAACGGTGACGGCGGCCGGGCTCGGCATCCAAAAGACTTTGGAACAACTGCGTAACAATGCGGTGTGCCTGAGCCCCGCCCGGGGTTTCCCGCTGAATGGGGCGCGGGCGAAGCTGATCGGGCATGTGCCGGAGTTCAAGGCCGCCGAGGTGGATCGCCGCATTGATTTTGCCAGTCTGAATCTGATCAGCCGCTTTGCGGTGGCGGCGGGGCGACTGGCGCTGGATCATGCCGGGCTGAAAATCACGCCGCAGAACGGGGATGACGCGGGGGTGGTGATGGGCGTATGCAATGGCCCTTCAGAGATGGGGCACATGGACCGGGTCTTTACCTCGGAAAATTTTGCGGCGGATGTGACGAGCTTCTCCAACATCACCTCCAATTCCACCGCCGGATGGGTCTCCAACACGCTTTACCTAAAAGGCGTGAACGCCTCGCTGGCGTCGGGACCGCACGCGGGCTTGCAGAGTCTCGCCTATGCGTATGATTCACTAGTGGAGAACCGCGCGAAGGTGATCCTGGCCGGCGCGGCGGATGAAGCGTACGCCCAGACCTTTTACAACTACGACGGCATGGACTTCCTGTATGCGGGCGAGGAAGAGTCGGATTACCGGCTACGCACCACAGTGGAACGGCGCAAGGTGCTGGGCGAAGGCGCGGCGATGATCTGCCTAGAGACCGCCACGCACGCCACCTGCCGCAATGCCAATATCCTCGCGGAAATGCTCGGTTACGGCATGAGCATGGACGGTGACGGATTCACAGCGGCGAATCTTCGTCCCGAAGGGCTCATCCACGCGGTGCAACTGGCGTTATCCCGCGCCAGTGTCGCCGCCCGGGAAATCGGCCTCCTTGTGTGGGCGCCGCAAGGCAACCGCCAGGATTTGAAAGTGCTGGAGGCAGGCCGGAGCGTGTTCGGCGAGCGCTTTGCGCAAATGCCGCTGGCCGCGACCACGTTCAATACGGGCTACATTGAATCCGCTTCGATCCTCGTCAGTCTCGCCGCCGCACTGCAATCATTGCACGCTGCTGAAAGCACGCTCTGGCCGCAGCGCACCGGCCTGCCAGAGTTGGACGCACGCGCCTTACCGCAACCGCCCGATTACATTCTGGCGATGGCCAGCACCGATTTGGGATACAACTACGCCGCCGTGTTCCGGCGCAGATGGAAAGCCGCCGCCGCCGCCGAATGA
- a CDS encoding beta-ketoacyl-[acyl-carrier-protein] synthase family protein codes for MSQRVVITGMGLLSSAGANLAAARAQFIAGQSCLAPIPEAPAMGLRARFAGLLAEFPSLPDLPAELQSQDKHVLMAIAAAREALTAANANPAGYGRRIGLIFATCSGPMPRIEAHYERIIQGDLRLTKDELFAKRYHVGARVLAHVLGIQGYSTTVVTACSASTAAIAVAGDLIRCGLLDAVLAGGADAFALSTLAGFDGLKATSDARCAPFSKPSGLNLGEAAGFVFLETADAARRRNAPVLAHLLGSGMSNDAFHCSSPDTGGRGLAAAMTRALRHAGITPEQITYINAHGTGTEANDKAECKALRKVFGDAAGRVPMSSTKSIAGHCLGAAGALEAIASLTCAAAGVLPPTANFTSLRDGCALDCVPDAGRAWLGTRTFLSNNSAFGGHNASVVFTAGDAPLLPQPAPPSAEPIHLTACGVVSALGLGVHTLFEAADQSGIRAVNYPDLPPIHAGLVDAALLEHHDRRLDLRHMDAASRFATLATRLAIREAGYPEKPNSLAELGFHLNQSAGPSEAESAYLTSFLKHNRRVTQLMAFPYIVPSSVAGNVCRALALTGHNLTLNGGPGAGLLGLAPAICALRAGHVQALLTGAVDELSQRILTDQQMAGLLPLAANLHPGEGAVTLLLETETHARARGARTLATVCGMAFGTENQHWHLADDDLSALQATVLDALQQANLRPQDIGAVCPALPAARFAELAAALCPAWRERTSSIATRTGWLEGAQPLLDLACALRQPANSEYLLSITSSQFGTNGAVLWRRAG; via the coding sequence ATGAGCCAACGCGTCGTCATTACGGGCATGGGGCTACTTTCCAGCGCGGGTGCGAATCTCGCCGCCGCCCGCGCGCAGTTCATTGCTGGACAATCCTGCCTCGCGCCCATTCCAGAAGCGCCCGCGATGGGATTGCGCGCCCGCTTTGCCGGGTTGCTGGCCGAGTTTCCAAGCCTTCCTGACCTTCCGGCGGAGCTTCAGTCGCAGGATAAACATGTACTCATGGCCATTGCCGCCGCGCGGGAGGCCCTGACGGCGGCAAACGCGAACCCCGCCGGTTATGGCCGGCGCATAGGGCTGATTTTCGCCACCTGTTCCGGGCCGATGCCGCGCATTGAAGCCCATTACGAGCGCATCATTCAAGGCGATCTACGCCTGACCAAAGATGAACTGTTCGCCAAACGGTATCACGTCGGCGCGCGCGTTTTGGCTCATGTGTTGGGCATTCAGGGTTACAGCACCACGGTTGTCACGGCGTGCTCAGCCAGCACGGCGGCCATCGCGGTGGCCGGTGATTTGATCCGTTGCGGCCTGCTGGATGCCGTCTTGGCGGGTGGCGCGGACGCATTCGCATTGAGCACGCTCGCGGGCTTCGATGGCCTCAAGGCCACCAGTGATGCCCGTTGCGCCCCTTTCTCCAAGCCCAGTGGTTTGAACCTGGGCGAAGCAGCGGGCTTTGTGTTCCTGGAAACGGCGGATGCCGCGCGCCGCCGCAACGCCCCCGTGCTGGCCCACCTGCTGGGTTCGGGCATGAGCAACGACGCGTTTCATTGCAGCTCGCCCGACACTGGCGGACGTGGCCTCGCGGCGGCGATGACGCGCGCCTTGCGCCACGCCGGGATCACTCCCGAACAAATCACGTACATCAACGCGCACGGCACCGGCACCGAGGCGAATGACAAGGCCGAATGCAAGGCGCTGCGCAAAGTTTTTGGCGACGCCGCCGGGCGGGTGCCGATGAGTTCCACCAAATCCATCGCGGGCCATTGCCTCGGCGCGGCGGGCGCATTGGAAGCCATTGCCAGCCTGACGTGCGCCGCAGCGGGAGTATTGCCGCCGACGGCCAACTTCACCAGCTTGCGCGATGGCTGCGCCCTGGATTGTGTGCCGGACGCCGGGCGGGCGTGGCTCGGCACGCGCACCTTCCTCTCCAATAACTCGGCGTTTGGTGGACATAACGCCAGTGTGGTCTTCACCGCCGGTGATGCCCCGCTCCTCCCCCAGCCGGCACCCCCCAGCGCTGAACCGATTCACCTCACCGCCTGCGGCGTGGTCAGCGCGCTCGGCTTGGGCGTCCACACCTTGTTTGAGGCCGCCGACCAATCCGGCATTCGCGCCGTCAACTATCCCGATCTCCCGCCAATCCACGCGGGTTTGGTGGATGCCGCACTCCTGGAACACCACGATCGCCGCCTGGATTTGCGGCACATGGACGCCGCCAGCCGCTTTGCCACTCTGGCGACCCGCCTGGCGATTCGCGAAGCGGGTTATCCCGAGAAACCCAACTCACTGGCCGAACTTGGCTTCCACCTGAACCAATCCGCTGGCCCGTCCGAGGCCGAATCGGCGTATCTTACCTCCTTCCTCAAGCACAACCGGCGTGTGACGCAACTCATGGCGTTCCCGTACATCGTCCCCAGCTCCGTGGCGGGCAACGTCTGCCGCGCCCTGGCCTTGACGGGCCACAATTTGACGCTCAATGGCGGACCCGGCGCGGGCCTGCTTGGTCTGGCCCCGGCCATCTGCGCCTTGCGCGCCGGACATGTGCAAGCGCTGCTCACCGGGGCGGTGGATGAACTCTCTCAACGCATCCTGACCGACCAACAGATGGCCGGACTGCTCCCCCTGGCAGCCAACCTCCATCCCGGCGAAGGCGCCGTCACGCTCCTGTTGGAAACCGAAACCCACGCCCGCGCCCGTGGCGCCCGCACCCTGGCCACCGTTTGCGGCATGGCCTTTGGCACCGAAAACCAACACTGGCATCTGGCGGACGACGACCTTTCCGCGCTGCAAGCAACCGTGTTGGACGCCTTGCAACAAGCCAATCTCCGCCCGCAAGACATCGGTGCCGTGTGCCCTGCCCTCCCGGCGGCGCGCTTTGCGGAATTGGCCGCCGCCCTCTGCCCCGCGTGGCGCGAACGCACCAGCAGCATCGCCACCCGCACCGGCTGGCTGGAAGGCGCGCAACCGTTGCTCGACCTGGCCTGCGCCTTGCGCCAACCGGCCAACTCCGAATACCTCCTTTCCATCACCAGCTCGCAATTCGGCACCAATGGGGCGGTGCTCTGGCGGCGGGCGGGCTGA